From one Halothece sp. PCC 7418 genomic stretch:
- a CDS encoding 4Fe-4S single cluster domain-containing protein: protein MNQQTVSPQQVSIPAGYLNIMGYVDESEVNGPGVRAVVWLQGCDRHCDNCFNPQSWSFEINQLISVEALAEQILSQPRNQGVTFSGGEPFWQAIALTQLARRLKGEGLNIMSFSGFTLQELQSPQAPAGASDLLKELDILVDGPYQPSQAINEANSLVSSRNQRVRVFNPSLENQLDWASDQIEVHILKDGTRIITGFHGYQP from the coding sequence ATGAATCAGCAAACGGTTTCCCCGCAACAAGTTTCTATCCCTGCTGGATATTTGAATATCATGGGCTACGTGGATGAATCGGAAGTCAATGGACCCGGTGTTCGGGCTGTGGTTTGGCTTCAAGGCTGCGATCGCCATTGTGACAATTGTTTTAATCCCCAATCTTGGTCATTTGAAATTAACCAACTCATATCAGTTGAAGCGTTAGCCGAACAAATCCTGAGTCAACCTCGTAATCAAGGGGTCACGTTTTCGGGGGGTGAACCGTTTTGGCAGGCGATCGCGCTGACACAACTAGCAAGACGACTCAAAGGCGAAGGCTTAAATATCATGTCATTTAGTGGCTTCACCTTACAAGAATTACAATCTCCGCAAGCACCCGCAGGTGCATCGGATCTCCTGAAAGAACTGGATATCCTAGTTGATGGCCCTTATCAGCCCTCACAGGCGATTAATGAAGCGAATTCTCTGGTTTCCTCCCGCAATCAACGAGTGCGTGTGTTTAATCCCAGCTTAGAAAACCAACTCGATTGGGCGAGTGATCAAATTGAAGTTCATATCCTTAAAGATGGCACCCGCATTATTACAGGCTTTCACGGTTATCAGCCCTGA
- a CDS encoding RNA-guided endonuclease TnpB family protein, translated as MFIQEFKLKGNKTQYQAIDEAIRTSQFVRNKIIRHWMDNYDVGQKDLYRYNTQLREEFPFVKALNSHACQTAVERAWSAIARFYDNCKKQIKGKKGYPKFKKNCRSVTYKTSGWKLSEDRKRIKFTDKKGIGSLKMKGGWDLHRIQQEQIKRVHLVRRADGYYVQFVIKEDLSNIVPTELEPTQHNVGLDVGLIYFYVDSDGNQVQIPQYYRKSEKQLNRLNRRKSRKFRKGQKQTNNYLKARNRYARKHLRVSRQRRGFVERTALRVIQSTDVVAYEDLNVAGLVRNGKLAKSINDAAWSSFRGWLEYFGNKYGKITVAVPPHYTSQECSNCGRVVKKTLSQRTHECECGSVLCRDQNAAINILKRGLATVGHTEGLESDSINAWGDPPSTLADGSGCLSKQGGSSAEQGSVNQESPSF; from the coding sequence ATGTTTATTCAAGAGTTCAAGTTAAAAGGCAATAAAACTCAATATCAAGCCATTGATGAGGCAATTCGCACAAGTCAGTTTGTGCGAAACAAGATCATTCGTCATTGGATGGATAACTATGACGTTGGACAGAAAGACCTTTATCGGTACAATACTCAACTTAGAGAAGAGTTCCCCTTTGTTAAAGCACTTAATTCTCATGCTTGCCAAACAGCAGTAGAACGGGCTTGGTCAGCCATTGCTCGTTTTTACGACAACTGTAAAAAACAGATTAAGGGAAAGAAAGGATATCCTAAGTTCAAAAAGAACTGTCGCTCTGTCACTTATAAAACGTCAGGTTGGAAGTTATCTGAAGACCGTAAGCGGATTAAGTTTACCGACAAGAAGGGAATTGGTTCTTTGAAGATGAAGGGTGGTTGGGACTTGCATCGGATTCAACAGGAACAGATAAAGCGAGTCCATTTAGTTCGTCGGGCTGATGGATATTATGTTCAATTCGTCATCAAAGAAGACTTGAGCAATATTGTCCCAACAGAATTAGAACCGACTCAACATAATGTTGGTTTGGACGTGGGACTCATATACTTCTATGTTGATTCCGACGGCAATCAAGTTCAGATTCCCCAATACTACCGTAAGTCGGAAAAGCAACTCAACCGCTTGAACCGTCGCAAGTCTCGCAAGTTCCGTAAAGGTCAAAAGCAAACTAACAACTATCTCAAGGCTAGGAATCGTTACGCACGGAAGCATTTAAGAGTAAGTAGGCAACGTAGAGGCTTTGTGGAGAGAACTGCATTGCGCGTTATCCAATCGACAGATGTGGTCGCCTATGAAGACTTAAATGTAGCAGGGTTGGTGCGAAATGGGAAACTAGCTAAGAGTATTAATGATGCTGCTTGGTCGTCTTTCCGAGGCTGGCTAGAATATTTTGGTAACAAGTATGGAAAGATAACGGTTGCTGTTCCTCCCCACTATACTTCGCAAGAATGTTCCAACTGTGGAAGAGTAGTCAAGAAGACTCTTTCTCAAAGAACCCATGAATGTGAATGCGGGAGTGTTCTCTGTCGCGACCAAAACGCAGCAATCAACATTCTTAAGAGAGGATTAGCTACCGTAGGGCATACGGAAGGCTTGGAGTCCGACTCCATAAACGCTTGGGGAGATCCCCCCTCTACTTTGGCTGATGGCAGTGGCTGTTTGTCAAAGCAAGGGGGGTCGTCTGCCGAACAAGGTTCGGTGAACCAAGAATCCCCCTCCTTCTAG